The Arcobacter roscoffensis genome segment CATATTTCAAGACTATCTTCTTTTAAAAATTCAATATTAAACTTAAATAAAATAGGTCCATATAAATTTTGTCGGGGAAAATGACCATGTAAATCAACTACATCTAAAAAAATATCATTCCATACATCAAATTTTTTATCAATTTCATCTGAACTCTGTGGAGTTTGTGACAAACCCTTTGTTTCAACTAGACCTCTTGATATTAATCCTTTATTTTCTAAAAATGATAAAGAAGTTGTTAAGGTATTTGCATGAAAAAAATTCTCTATACCTTTTTCTTTTAAAAGATTATATAATTCTTTATTATCTAACTTCATAATTATTTCCTTTTATTTTATTGCTGATAATTCTTGAAATTCTTTAATAGCGTATTCATCAGTCATCCCACTAATAAAATCAATTATTAAACGTGCCCTATAATACCATTCAAGAATTCTAAATTCAAAACCTTTTATATTTTGATCATTCATTTTTTTTATTACTTTTTCATAAGAACTTATATGTTTATTAGATAACCGTTTAAATAATCTTGATTCAAGAGGAGTTCCATCACTAACTCCTAAAACAAGACAATTAAACTTTTTATTTGAAAGATTAAGTAATGGCTTATAACAATTTAATAAACCTCTAATTGAAGAGTTACCTTTGAGTTCAAGTAATTCAACCTCTTCATGACTAAACACATGTTGAAATGCTACATTTTTTAAAACTTTTAAAGCTACATGATATTTACTTTTATCTTCGAGTAATGCTCTATTAAAACTTCCATCATATATAGATTGATGATTTTCTATAAAGACTTTTGTAGCATAAGGAACTAGCTCATTAACTAACTGCGTACGGAAATTAATAATAAAGGTATTGATTTTTAATCTTTTGGCTTTTTTAGCTTTTTGATAGTTCTCTTCTGCAATACATTTAATATAAATACCTTTCCCCTCATGCTCTTCTTTTGAAGCCTCATTAATTATTGTTTCATATAATTTTTTTAAAGAAATTATGCCTTTATCAACAGCATCTTCTAAATCTGCAATTCCATAAGATATATCATCTGCTGCCTCCATTATATAAGTTAAAGAGAATCTATGTCCATCTTTAATAGCTAACTCATTACAAACCTCTTTGATGAAATCCTCTTCACTAAAATAAAAGCCTGGTTTTTTTTTCAAATAACTAAAATCAGAATCTGACGAAGGTCTAGGTTCATAAGCAGCACGAGTATATTTTAAAATTGAAGCAACTTGAGTATATGTCAAATTTAAACCTTGTAAGCTATGTACAATTCTAATGCCCTGCGCATTCCCCTCAAAGCAGCAGATATCTTCTTCAAGTTTCCTTTTAAATTTCCTCAATTTTGGCTCTAAAAAGGAATTTTTCTTTATATTAAGAGACTTATTAAAACACTTTACCCCTTTAGTTTTCATCCAGTTATTTATTGCTAACTCACCAAAGTGTCCAAATGGAGGATTTCCTATATCATGCATTAAACTTGCCATTTCTGTAGTAGATACAAATGCATCTTCTAAACTTTTTAAATTAAATTTTTTAATTTTATTTTTTCTTTTCAGCTTATTTATAATACTTCTAGAAATGTATCTTGCTGTTTGCTGAACCTCCAAAGAATGAGTTAGTCTACTTCTTACTGCAGCATTTATTTCAAGAGGGAAAACCTGAGTTTTTTGTTGAAGCCTTCTAACCGCTGGTGAATTTACAATTCTTCCTCTATTACTTTCAGTAGCTAAGTCTATATCTGTAGTTACTTTTTTCTGATATTTTCTTGTACATGTTATTTTTTTTCTATAATCAATCATAATCATTTCCTTTTATTTTAAGTATCTAAAGAAAAAGGCAAATGCCTTTCTTCAATTTTATATATGTGTTCTATAAAATTGTCATAGGTGTAATTTCTTGGAAAATAGCTAAAAGATTTTAGTTCGAAGTAATCATTAAAGGACATAAATTTCTTAGCAATATTTATTGACAATTGCTTAGATTTATCAAAATTTATTTGTTCTGATAAATTTAATTTAGTAATACCATTACTTTCAATTGTTCCATTTAAAGATGAAGCACCATATTGTTCTATTTCTCTTAAGAAATTAACTGCATACTTATCTGAACCATAAATAATTGTTGGATAAACAGATAATCCCTTAAAATAGTTTTGATTAGACTCTAGAAACTTTATTGTTTCATTTAAGGTTTCTTCTGTTTCTCCAGGATAAAGTAATATATTAATTTTCACCCAAATATCATACTTTGAACAAAGTCTAATAAACTTTTGTGCTTTTTCTAAGTACCTTTGTGGATTATTTGTTTTTTTCATTCTTTTTAATTGAAGGATACTAGCTGATTCTAAGCCTAAATCAATAACCTTTAAACCACTTAGAGCCAGTAGTTTTATATTTTCTTCCTTCAAATTTATATCTGCTCTTGTTTCACATCTCCACTTATTTTTTAAATTGTGATTAATGTATAGCTCATAAAATTCATTTATCCATTTATCTTTAGGATTAAAAATTGATGCTTCAAAATAAAAATGTAATTTTCTATCATTATATAATTTACTTATATCAATAATTTCATCAATTATTTTAAAAGGAGATTTTAAATTTGTTGCCGCCACATTTTTATCTGCACAAAAACCACATCCCATACCACATCCTCTAGAGACCTCAATAGAAGGTAAGATCTTTTCGTAATCATAAAGTAATGTGTAATCAAATCTATCAAATAATTCACTTTTTAAAACTACTGGAGCATCAATATATTTAGATTTTTGAATTTCTTTGTCCGACTCCAAAACTTTAGTAAGTATTCCTTCAACTTGGCCATTTATAATTGTATCTGCATTTACAAAAGTTTTTAAAGCCCAAGTTTTATCTGACAATACCCATCTACCTCCAATTATTATTTTACATTTTAAATTTATTCGTAGTAGATTAATAAATTCAAGTCCCCAAGAAACTGCAAAAAAACTTGGTATTGAAATTAAAATATTATTGTCTTTTTCTTTATATCTTTCAACTAACAATTTAATTAAATCTTCTGGATTAAAAAGATCTCCTTGATAAACAATGACATTATTTTTAAACTTTTTTAAATTAGTAGCTAATCCTAAAATTGCATAATTAAGATAAACATGTTTTTCTTGATGTTTTTTCTTTTTTTTAAGCATACCTGCAGAAACAAATATATAATTACTAGACATAATTTTTCCTATATATTTAAATTTAAAATTCTCGTCCCATCACCCTTAGGCTCAAGATTCATCTACAATGGGATTCTCTTTTTTAGTGCTTCAACATGGGAAATCAAACATACCATTTTTCCTGAACTTTGTAATTGACTTAGCGTATTTAGTACTAGTTATAAACGCTTTTATCTAAGAAAAGAGTATTTATTTTTATTTCAACGAGTAAATGATATGAGAACATAAGTTCATATATATTTAGCGTCTCCAAATCTCAAACCTAAAATAATTTTACTATTATAGTATTATTTATTCATTTGATTTTGGATTAAAAAGTAAGTTTTTATAACACTTATTTATAAATATATACTTGATTATTATTTTATATAATAAATATTTATATCTGACATGTAGTAGTTGTAGAGATAAAACAAAGAGTTATTCTTTGTTTTATTAAGATTTATTGAGATTTATTTTTACTTATTTTATTTAGTCTTTACAAAGACATAGTACATAGTCTTTGTAGTTTGTTTTAGTATTGTTTTTTAGGTAGACTCTTGGGACTCTTTTGTCTACCATACATACGATTTCATAGTTTATTGTATTTAGAAGCTTTGCTACACTATCGATTGAGATTCCATCTTTGTTATTTCCTCCGTATAGTACTACCTCCTCGCCCATTTTTACATCAAGGTTTGTTACGTCTATGATACATTGATCCATACAGATATTTCCTAGTACTGGAACTATTTTGTTTTTTACTAGTACTTTTGCTTTATTTGAAAGCATTCTTGTGTAGCCATCTGCATAGCCTATTGGTAGGGTTGCGATTTTTGTTTTGTGTTCACATTTATATGTAAGTCCGTAGCTTATGCCTGAACCTGCTTCGATTTCTTTTACTTGGGCTATTTTTGCTTTTAGACACATCACTTCTTTTAAGTTTACTCTTTCATGGTTTACACTTTGTGATGGATATAGTCCATACAGCATGATACCTGCTCTTACCATATCGAAGTTAAACTCAGGCATATCTATGATAGCAGCACTATTTGATACATGTTTGATAGGTATAGATAAACCTTTTTGTTCTATTTGCTCTACTATTTTACTGAACTTTTCTACTTGTGTTTTTGTATATGTTTTATCTAGTTCATCGGCTGCTGCGAAGTGAGTATAAATACCTTCAATCACTAAGTTTTCAAGCTTACTTATCTGTAAAACTGTTTGTACTGTATCTTCACTACATAGCATACCAAGACGGTTCATACCGCTATCTATCTTTATATGAACTACGATATTTTTATTTAGTTGTTTAGCTACTTTTGAGAACTCTTGGGCTTGTTCTAGTGAATATATTGTTTGGATTATGTTGTTTTGGATTACTTCTTTGGCTAAGTGTTCAAGTGTGTATCCTAAGACCATGATTTGAGTTTCTTTAAACTCTTTTCTTAGTTGTATTGCTTCACTTAAAGTAGCAACAGCAAATCTATCTGCTCCATTTTCAAGCAATGTTTGAGCAATAGCAACTGCTCCATGTCCATAGCCATCTGCTTTTATCACGGCTGATATTTTTGTATTAGGCTTTGTAACTCTTCTTACTTCACTTATATTATTTGCTAGATTATCTAAGTTTATTTCAGCCCAAACAGCTCTTGTTAGTTCCACGCTCTTTCCTCACATTTTTATAAAAAATTATTCTTATGAGGACAATATAAAGAAGCACAAAACTTTATATTGTCTTCATAAAAATAATACAAGCACAAGAAAGTAAAACTCTCTTGTACTAATTATATCTACTTATATTTTTTAATTTCGCCTGAATCAATTCTTGCAAGATATGATTTTAGCTCTTTTTTTACAACTGGCATTAAGTAGTATAAACCAATGATATTAAAAATCGACATTGCAAACATAGCAGCATCTGAGAAGTCAATTGCTGCACCAAAACTAATACTTGTACCAACAACTACAAATAAACAAAACATAGTTTTGTAAGCAAGTTCAGTTTTCTTACCCTCTCCAAATAGATAAGTCCATGCTTTTAATCCATAATAAGACCATGAAATCATCGTAGAGAATGCAAATAATACAATACAAAGTGTTAATAAGTATTCAAAAATTGGTGACGTTTGTGTAAATGCAGCTGATGTTAATGTTACACCTGTTAATTCACCAGTGTTAACTCCTGCAATAATAATAACTAAGGCAGTCATCGTACAAATCACAACCGTATCAATAAACGGCTCTAATAATGAAACTAAACCTTCTGTTACAGGCTCTTTTGTTTTTACTGCTGAGTGAGCAATAGCAGCAGAACCAACACCTGCTTCATTTGAGAAAGTTGCTCTTTTTAGACCTTGAATCAATGCCCCAAGGAATCCACCTGCTACACCAGCACCAGTAAATGCACCTACAAATATTTGCTCAAATGCCCAACCTATTTTGTCATAGTTAGCTATTAAAACAATTAGTGCCATTCCGATATAAAGGAAAGCCATAGATGGAACTAATTTTGAAGTAACTGCACCAATTGAAGGCATACCTCCAATAAGAACACTAGCAATTAAAACTGCTAAAATAACACCAGTAACCCATCCATATCCAGGAGCAATATCAAATGTCTGAACAATCATAGCATTTGCTTGATTTCCTTGGAATAAGTTTCCAGCACCAAGAGCTGAGAATATTGTCATAATAGCAAAACCAATAGCAAAGAACTTACCAAGAGTTGCATAACCACCCTCTTTGAAACCTTTAGAAAGGTAGTACATAGGACCACCTGATACAGTACCATCAGGATTTATATTTCTATATTTTACACCCAGTGTACATTCAGTAAACTTTGAAGCCATACCAAATAAACCACATAAAATCATCCAAAATGTAGCCCCAGGTCCACCAATAGCAATAGCAACACCAACACCTGCGATATTACCAAGTCCTACTGTACCAGAAAGTGCAGATGTAAGAGCCTGAAAGTGTGAAACTTCACCAGATTTTTTCTCAGCTGGATTAGTATATTTTCCAGAAACTATATCAATTGCTAGACCAAATCTTTTAAATTGAATAAATCCAAAATAAATAGTAAATACAATAGCTGCAACAAATAACCATCCAACAATCAATGGAAATGAAACACCATCCTCAATTGAAGCACCAAAAAAGATAGCATTAGCAAACCATCCTAAATAATCAGTAAAAAACTGATCTATTTGTTTATCAATACCCATAACCTCTTGGGCTAAAACAAGGCTTGGCAAACATAAAACTGCCATATATAGCAATACTTTTTTTAATATCATTTTTATCTCTCCTTTAAAATTTAAAATTAAATATATTACCCTTGATAAAATGCAGAGAATAACAACACATCTTCATTAGTCTCATTTTTTCCATCTTTAGTAATCACATCCCCTATTATCTTTCCAATTGCCGGTGCAAATGTAATACCTAACCATCCAAGTCCCGTAGCATGAACTAGATTCTTGTATTTTTCATCAAAACCTATAATTGGAATATCATTTGGTGTAAGAGGTCTAAAACCTGTCCACTCTACTTGCTCTTCCATATCAAATTTATTTGTATACATTCCAAGATTTTTATGAATACTATCTATTTGTTTTCTAACAACTTCAGGGTTTGTAGTTCCTAGCTCTAACTTTGAAGTCATTCTAACTGTATGTCTTCTTGGAGTCATAGCTATAAATAAATCAGCAAAAAGTGATGAAGTTTTTGGTTTTAACTCATCTTTCATTTTGAAAGTTACACTATATCCCTTTGCAGGTGTCATCATGAACTTATTTTTTGCTTGTTTTGCTAGTGTATCATCTGCCCCTGTTGATAATACAAAAGTTTCCGCTTCATAAGAGCCTTTTGATGTTCTGATTTTACTTACCTTTGAACCTTCAAACTCTAATCTTTGAACTTCTTCATTTAGTAAAAACTCTACACCATTTGATTCAAGATATTTTTTAAGCTCAAGCATAAATTCACCTGGATCAACATGACCATTTTCTTTTAATAAAATAGAACCAATTACTTTTTCATTTAAGATAGGCATATACTCTTTTGTTCGCTCTTTTGAAAGAATCTCATAAGCATCTGGATTTGTACAAAGTTTTGCTTTTGCATCAAATGTATTTTGCTCAGTATAGATCATAAGTAAACCATCTTTACAAAAGTGAAAGTCCATACCATCGTCTTTTACCATTGATTCATACATATCTAAACTTATTTGTCCATATCTTTCAAATAAGGCTAGTGTTCTTTTTAGTCTTGACTCAGTTGCACTAGCTGCAAATTTTAAAAGCCATTTATATAAGTGTAAATCAAAAGTTGGATGAACACTTGCAGGTGATTCACCCTTTGCCATAAGTTTTAATGTATCTAGGATTACTCCTGGAGCACTTAGAGGTGCTTTTTTAAATGCAGATAATAAACCTGCATTACCAAAAGATGTACCATCTGTAATGTCGTTTTTCTCAATTACAGTTACTTCTCTTCCACTTTTATGTAAGCAGTAAGCACTCATAAGTCCTATACAACCACCACCTACAACTACAACATCTCTTTTCATGATTATCTCTCCATATAATTTATTACTATCTTTTTGCTATTGCTTCTATTTCAATTAGTGCGTCTTTTGGAAGTCTTGATACTTCATATGTTGCTCTTGCAGGGAAAGGCTCAGAGAAATAACTTCCATAGATTTCATTTACTACTACAAAATCTTCTAAATCTTTTAATAAAATAGTTGTTTTTGTAATATCTTTCATTTCTAAACCAGCTTCTTCTAAAATAAACTTGATGTTTTCTAAAGATTGTTTTGCTTGCTCTTTTATAGTTTGACCTGCAAACTCTCCTGTATTCTCATCAATTGGTAATT includes the following:
- a CDS encoding B12-binding domain-containing radical SAM protein, whose translation is MSSNYIFVSAGMLKKKKKHQEKHVYLNYAILGLATNLKKFKNNVIVYQGDLFNPEDLIKLLVERYKEKDNNILISIPSFFAVSWGLEFINLLRINLKCKIIIGGRWVLSDKTWALKTFVNADTIINGQVEGILTKVLESDKEIQKSKYIDAPVVLKSELFDRFDYTLLYDYEKILPSIEVSRGCGMGCGFCADKNVAATNLKSPFKIIDEIIDISKLYNDRKLHFYFEASIFNPKDKWINEFYELYINHNLKNKWRCETRADINLKEENIKLLALSGLKVIDLGLESASILQLKRMKKTNNPQRYLEKAQKFIRLCSKYDIWVKINILLYPGETEETLNETIKFLESNQNYFKGLSVYPTIIYGSDKYAVNFLREIEQYGASSLNGTIESNGITKLNLSEQINFDKSKQLSINIAKKFMSFNDYFELKSFSYFPRNYTYDNFIEHIYKIEERHLPFSLDT
- a CDS encoding alanine/glycine:cation symporter family protein — its product is MILKKVLLYMAVLCLPSLVLAQEVMGIDKQIDQFFTDYLGWFANAIFFGASIEDGVSFPLIVGWLFVAAIVFTIYFGFIQFKRFGLAIDIVSGKYTNPAEKKSGEVSHFQALTSALSGTVGLGNIAGVGVAIAIGGPGATFWMILCGLFGMASKFTECTLGVKYRNINPDGTVSGGPMYYLSKGFKEGGYATLGKFFAIGFAIMTIFSALGAGNLFQGNQANAMIVQTFDIAPGYGWVTGVILAVLIASVLIGGMPSIGAVTSKLVPSMAFLYIGMALIVLIANYDKIGWAFEQIFVGAFTGAGVAGGFLGALIQGLKRATFSNEAGVGSAAIAHSAVKTKEPVTEGLVSLLEPFIDTVVICTMTALVIIIAGVNTGELTGVTLTSAAFTQTSPIFEYLLTLCIVLFAFSTMISWSYYGLKAWTYLFGEGKKTELAYKTMFCLFVVVGTSISFGAAIDFSDAAMFAMSIFNIIGLYYLMPVVKKELKSYLARIDSGEIKKYK
- the dgt gene encoding dGTPase, producing the protein MIDYRKKITCTRKYQKKVTTDIDLATESNRGRIVNSPAVRRLQQKTQVFPLEINAAVRSRLTHSLEVQQTARYISRSIINKLKRKNKIKKFNLKSLEDAFVSTTEMASLMHDIGNPPFGHFGELAINNWMKTKGVKCFNKSLNIKKNSFLEPKLRKFKRKLEEDICCFEGNAQGIRIVHSLQGLNLTYTQVASILKYTRAAYEPRPSSDSDFSYLKKKPGFYFSEEDFIKEVCNELAIKDGHRFSLTYIMEAADDISYGIADLEDAVDKGIISLKKLYETIINEASKEEHEGKGIYIKCIAEENYQKAKKAKRLKINTFIINFRTQLVNELVPYATKVFIENHQSIYDGSFNRALLEDKSKYHVALKVLKNVAFQHVFSHEEVELLELKGNSSIRGLLNCYKPLLNLSNKKFNCLVLGVSDGTPLESRLFKRLSNKHISSYEKVIKKMNDQNIKGFEFRILEWYYRARLIIDFISGMTDEYAIKEFQELSAIK
- a CDS encoding RidA family protein, producing MKAINSTKAPSAIGPYSQAVDKDGFIFVSGQLPIDENTGEFAGQTIKEQAKQSLENIKFILEEAGLEMKDITKTTILLKDLEDFVVVNEIYGSYFSEPFPARATYEVSRLPKDALIEIEAIAKR
- the alr gene encoding alanine racemase, with protein sequence MELTRAVWAEINLDNLANNISEVRRVTKPNTKISAVIKADGYGHGAVAIAQTLLENGADRFAVATLSEAIQLRKEFKETQIMVLGYTLEHLAKEVIQNNIIQTIYSLEQAQEFSKVAKQLNKNIVVHIKIDSGMNRLGMLCSEDTVQTVLQISKLENLVIEGIYTHFAAADELDKTYTKTQVEKFSKIVEQIEQKGLSIPIKHVSNSAAIIDMPEFNFDMVRAGIMLYGLYPSQSVNHERVNLKEVMCLKAKIAQVKEIEAGSGISYGLTYKCEHKTKIATLPIGYADGYTRMLSNKAKVLVKNKIVPVLGNICMDQCIIDVTNLDVKMGEEVVLYGGNNKDGISIDSVAKLLNTINYEIVCMVDKRVPRVYLKNNTKTNYKDYVLCLCKD
- a CDS encoding NAD(P)/FAD-dependent oxidoreductase — its product is MKRDVVVVGGGCIGLMSAYCLHKSGREVTVIEKNDITDGTSFGNAGLLSAFKKAPLSAPGVILDTLKLMAKGESPASVHPTFDLHLYKWLLKFAASATESRLKRTLALFERYGQISLDMYESMVKDDGMDFHFCKDGLLMIYTEQNTFDAKAKLCTNPDAYEILSKERTKEYMPILNEKVIGSILLKENGHVDPGEFMLELKKYLESNGVEFLLNEEVQRLEFEGSKVSKIRTSKGSYEAETFVLSTGADDTLAKQAKNKFMMTPAKGYSVTFKMKDELKPKTSSLFADLFIAMTPRRHTVRMTSKLELGTTNPEVVRKQIDSIHKNLGMYTNKFDMEEQVEWTGFRPLTPNDIPIIGFDEKYKNLVHATGLGWLGITFAPAIGKIIGDVITKDGKNETNEDVLLFSAFYQG